DNA sequence from the Brienomyrus brachyistius isolate T26 chromosome 18, BBRACH_0.4, whole genome shotgun sequence genome:
CAGTAATTCACATCAGAAACACGAAGTTTAGTCATGCAATAACATAAATGTTATGGAGCAAAATTATATGTATAAAGAATATATTTGCAGAATACATAAAACAGCacacccgggttcaagtctccgcctgggtcacatgtgtgtggagtttgcatgttctccccatgtcgtcgtggggtttcctccgggtactccggtttcctcccacagtccaaaaacatgctgaggccgattggagttgctaaattgcccataggtgtgcatgtgtgagtgaatggtgtgtgagtgagccctgcaatgggctggccccccatcctgggtttttccctgcctcgtgcccattgcttccgggataggctccggaccccccgcgacccagtaggataagaggtttggaaaatggatggatggatggatggataaaacagCACATATTTTGAATGAATTGTAATACCCATGTAACCCATGTATTTTTATGGTTAGCATATTTAAAACATTGAgataaagtatttaaaatattattgaaatatatattataGATTGCTATATCCACAgaaaattaatttaatattttcaaTAAATGAATTTTACACATAATgaaaatttattcaaagtcagAAGCTGCTCGTAATATAGAGTGGTTCCTCGTTTTTGTGTATATGCTTTGACTTATATTACATTTCGATAGTTTCCCTCTTTGCTTCGCTTGTCTCCTCCTCCACGCCTCAGCACTCAATCTGCACCTAAATTTAAACCAATAGCCTTGGTCCCACAGGTCTAAAATTAGCCGTCATGACATGTGTGAGGAGACGACAGCAGCCAGTCCTGAAATCCTGGGTGTTAACCTATGGAGTCCCGGGCATAGCTACGGAAGCAGCAAAAAATGCATCCCTGCGATTCCCACTGTGCTTGTTGCTTCATTACTTCACTCAGGTGAACATTAACTATTAGATTCTTTTATTCATTACTCATATATGCAACATACACTGTATATGCCAGTCACTCTTATTCTGCTTGTTTGTTCAATACAATGTCTAAATAAATATGATTATATGGAGACCAATTCGATGATACTTCATCGTCTGCTTTTACAAGCACCGATATATAGGAAATCCTTGGTTTTTGCACATTTCTCTTGCAGTCCAACAGGACACTcacaggtgagagcaaagcttggTATCAGGGCACACGGTCAGGCAGGTGCTATGGCCTTTGATCAAGGGCCCGACCGATTTGTCTGTCaaccatgggattcaaacccatgacctttgAGACACCGGCAGAGAGTCCGAACCTGCCCCAATTTGGTTATCAATGCACTGTCAAATAAATGAGTTCAGACTCCAAAAATACGTCTTGTTTTCGTGTTTAGGAATACTCACCGGAACGTATTCTCTTCCAGTTCATTAATTGCAGTTTATAACGTTACAAGTATTACATATCCAGTTGTTGCCGGTTACAAAGCAAAAAGGCAGTGTGTTCATTTTGCAAATCCACGAATACGTGGAAAAGTTGCCAATATAAGAGACGCTTGCAGCGGAGGTGGAGATGAACCAGGAGCCCATTAAGAAGTGGTGACATTCAAaccatttataaataaatgaaacgaCTTGTTTGTGACCTTACAAAAGGTCATGGTGAATATTGACAGTATCTAAATTACGTTCAGTTTAACTGCAATtaatataaaagaaaaaaaaggcatCTTCAGCATTAATAGGCCAAGTTTTCGGAAAAATTGCAAAGTGCACTTATGTAAACCTTGGTGTGTATAGGAAAAGGATCCATtgtaaaaacacattaataCATACAGGCAGACCAGGTTTACAATAGACGGGCTCTACACTGCAGTCAAAGCAGCAGATTAGTCATCAGAAAAATACTGTGAAaaatacaaacacaaacacagggaagACAAGGAACACGCGGCATTATCTCTAACGTGACACACGAAGCTTGGCACTTCTGATGGCCTGCGGTATTGTCACTATTAATCTATCAGGAACCTTTCACtacttttaacatttacagtacTGGCACAAAGCACCTCAAAGATAAAACGGATACTTCCCTCGTAAAGATCATATTCTGTCCTGTTAAGCGTCGTGTAAGGAAAAGTCGTGTAAGATGACAGCCTTTGCTAAAAGGCGCAAGCGCAAGATTAATTTCAAACATCTGATACTCCTTCAAAATTTTCCACCCCTGGTGCTGCGATCAGCTGGTTCACAAAAACGGTCTTAGAATAAAACGCTTCCCAGCCGATGCGGTGATATTCACGTGTTATTATTAACGGAACAGCGTCCCACCGCTGAGCTTTTATTTCACTCTACATTTCAAGCAATAAAATAAGACAGAAAGCTGCGGTCGTCGCAGTCTACGAATCTGTCGAACACGCGGTTCGTaaataagaagcttaaagtttCACTGTCATGCATATGCAGCATAGCACACTTTTATGTATACACTGAAATTGGTGTTGTTTTAGACAGCGATTAGGAACGACCAGCTCACCTTAAACGGCCTCGAAATTGAAGCTTGGGGGTGAATGACCCCACCTCCTCCCACGGAAGGTTTCCATGCCTTGTACCTTTATACCATCTGTCTCCGCTTAAATGTATAGTTCTAATCTTTGTGATTAATAATGCAAATGCacagtttcaaaatttaatatcTACTGGCAAATAATCGTTGTATCTCCGGGTGAAAACTCTAATAGACACAAACAATTCATTTTTCTTCTATTAATCTAATGAACATTTGCTGCCTGATTTTGCGAAATGTGATTAAACACAAAGCGCCTTTAAACAATTAACTAAAATGGAACCAAGAGAAGTcagcaaaaataaaactaaaagaGTAACGCGACCTTGGCCTGATGAGCTTCTAATAACTTTATCAGGCGATGATGACTAGACAAAACATGGGTTGGTATTtccacaataaataaaaaatagtaTTAGCTCAGTCTTGCTGTGCATGTCTAATTCTCCTTCCAAAGCTACGCATATCATGTGCAAGGTTGGGGCGACAAAGATACTAAACAGGGAAACCTCAATAACAAAGACATATCCATCCGGTAAAGCGTTAAACTGATTAAGGAGTTCGAACTGAAGAATGTCGAGAGAGATCAGCGATGGGGGACCAGCGAAGGCTGGGTTGACGGTAGGAGGGGCAAATCTATAGCCTTATATCTTGCACGACCAACTCAGTGACCCTCATTTAATTTCCATCCCATCCCGGGGGCCGGTGTCCATCGACATCCACACTGCCGGCCATAGATAGCAGCTGTCAGCTGACCGCGTGAGTTGCCTAGTGATCGGTAAGGATTTGGCACctctgctgggtgtcagacatagCATGAATTTCATGTGTGGTACGGATTGCATGGTATTAATGGATGGAAATGCATTGTCTCTATATGTCGTAGCCAGGACGGGAATTTAAGATCACCCACTCGCTTTAGATGAGTAATTTAGACTGAGGGTGAGCactaatacatttacatttacggcACCCTGGCAGACGCCATGAGCCAGAACTATTTACACAAGTGCTTTGAAGTCTCATCAATATATACATTCTGAAATACATGAACACTAAAAACCTGGCTTGTAAAAAATGCATGTCGGACTGCACTTTTTACTGAATTAGTCCGGCTGGCAAGTAGCAGAAATCCTTAAATTCCACATCTGGCTGTAGCCAGTCTTTTGAGAGGCACTTTTGTGAGAGAAGTGCTTAACTAAATTTAGCAGCGGTTTTGTCGCTTATGTCCGGCGCTGATTACAATTCATTCGCTAATTATTTTCAGCATATCGCATTTCGCCTGGGAAATTCCAGTCCTAAGAGAAGCCATAGTagtcaaaataataataatttttgtgGAAGATATTCAGACAAATATAAAAATAGTTGCACGTTTAAATACCTGCAGAAAATTCAAAATACTGCAGCTATGTCTTATATGATCTGAACTGTGTTGGTAACTGTCTGTATTTAATAAGTAGACTCTAAGAAAAAGGCTTAAAAAATGTACTTTTGCATGTCACCGGTGCTGTACCTTTGAGGGTCTAGGAATTGTGCCCTTAGCTTTAGCGAATtgcaccttttaaggtacagaaatggactactGAGGAACATTTAtgtaccattgatggtacattaatgctgtttgtacctttgggatgttcctcagagtccaattCTGTACCTCAAAAAGTTCAATTGCAAGggtgcagccccagtgacaagcaaaggtaaaaatctttacccttttttctgacagtgtaggtCGCTTAAGAGTACATACCATTGTCCATCTTCCAGCCCTGGGGCGGCAGAAGCCCTGGAAGGAAGATATCTGGtttaaacacacacgcacacacacacggacacacacacacacacatgcacacattcacGCATGTACACACCCATAGTCGTGTAATCATAGCTTTTAGgggaccactcattcatttctatgggaaaaatgctaatgctaactatgacaaccttaacccctaaccagccgtaaccataaccataaccaaacaagatacatttttttcattgcagtcacggatttttatgAAATACAGATTTATggggaaactggtccccataaggtaaaaaaaaatgggtattcatcacattgtggggacatttggtccccacaaggtaaggtatacctggacacacacacacacagacacacacacacaaccatttAAAGGTTATTCTGTTTCTATACAGGCAGCCAAAAAATTGCCACGAGACACAATGGCCAATCAAAACGATTTCGGCGGAGCGTTCTTGGCCAATGAAATAGATGTTATACACATAGGTATTGTGAAGGATAGTATGGTGTCTTAGTAATTATGGAAGTTTGATGAACAGTTGGACACCTTTAGTATTGTGGGTTTAAATCTGCCTCTGGTTTGGTGTAGGTGGAGTTTGTGTACTCGCGAGTTTTCTCTGTGTACTATCCACTTGCAGTCATAAAATATGCAGCTGGGTGtattggtgccctgtgatggactggtgccCAGTGCCTTGTGTTTATTGGGACCCATATGCTGACCATAACCCTGTAGTGAACGAGTGGTTTACGAAAATGGATGCAGGCATCGTGTGCCCATGCCTTTGTACAAGTACGAGTGCCCTGTCATGTTGCTCACACCCAGTTACCCCACAGCTGCCGATGGCACACGTCCTGGGGGAGAATGCACCACCAAAGCAGTGGATGCACCGGCGTGATCACAGGAAAAGCCAGGCCCAGCTGGGCACCCGGGGGGGGGAGAAGAGCTGCAGGGGTGTGAAGAAGCTGGGCAGGGAGAAGAAGTCACTGCGAAGGTACAGAAGGTATCAtcaaacatacacacaaatgCTATTAGCTTAAATACAGTGTACATGTGCTGCATTCTGGAGAAATACGGTATCACTCTCGCCACACACTTTCAGGGACAGGGGTCTGAATCCCATTTCTACTCTTTGTgcgtgtatgtggagtttgcatgttttccctgtgTTTTGGAGATTGTCTCTCACTTTCCAGATACCTGCAGTTAGGTAAACTGTTGTCTCTCAACTTCCTGTAATGTGTGCTTGTATTTGCCCTGTaaaagactggcatcccatacaggTTGTACCTCTGCCTTGTGTGATGTGCCACTCTGTCCAGGATAAGTAGCTGGAAGATAGAAGGACATGCTGTGATCCTTTAATTATCTACGTCATTTTAGTGTGTAGTATGCATCTCTGAAGATGCCTTATAGATTGCTGTTCTCCAGCTGGAAGAAGGGGGTCCAGGATGTCCTCACACACTCATCTACACTCGTTGAGCTTCCTCAGACCAACCCCCACTGCGATCTGCAGTTTTCACGGGCAACTGAGGAAGACTTTGAGGAGATCCTGAGCATCAGCAAGGATATCTACGAAGGTCTGGACTATCTACCATCGCGCTATGGCGCCTGGCTGCAGGATCCCCACCGCATGGTCATCCTGGCCAGGAAGCAGGGCAAAGTGGTAAGCCTGGCATGGAGATTATGCATTTGTTTAGGGCCAAAATGTATAGCCTATAATCACTGGTTTGATGTCTATGCAGGTAATCATACATCCTCTTTTTCCCATATTTTTCGTCTTTTTTGGGATCTAAAAATGCCTGGAATGTTTAGGATTTCCCATTGTTTTATGTTGACATTTGTTTCTACAGCCAGAATACTGTCTGTCTGCATATTTCCATCGCTTTGATGCCTCTCTTTACATCCTCCCGGTGTCCTCTTTATTGCAGAGCAAAATACGATTTCCTTAGATCTGTCTAACTTGACACATAAGGGCTCTTTGAGGCCTACATTCTCCTGGAGGCCTACATTCTCCTCAAGGCCTACATTTTGCCTCCTCCACCCCATGCCCCAGATCACTTCGCATTCAGTGCGCATCCTTAATAATGGCCACATGGTGCTCTACAGAATGCTTTTCAAGCAGGTTTTCAGACCTGTGTTCTCTTCTACACGTACCTCCTCTACCACAGATCGCTCTGCAGTCGGTGTGCGTCATCGACGACGGCCAGACGGCACTGGTGGAAGGCCTGCGGGTGGCACCTCAGGAAAGGGGGAAAGGTGTGGCCAGGGTCCTGCTCAAGTTTTGCTCCCAGATGGTGAAGTCCAGGTATCCCGGCGTGAAGGTGAGCCGGCTGACACGCGATGACCCGCTGGGGCCCAGGGACCTGCAGAAGTACCAGCTAATCGCCAAACAGGTGCGCAAGGTCACctttctgcctgtctgtctgttagCAAATAAACCCCCAGCAGCCCTCCTCACAAATGTCTATTTTTGACCTTCAGGctatttattataaaaatatacCTTAAATACTGCAAATACTGCTACAAATTCTTCATTCTCGGTACGCTATTTGCCTTTTCCATTCCTTTAGGCTTTCTGGTCTCCCTGACTTGCGCAAAAACCAATTTTACTACTTTGTGTTCCAGGCTGCCTAGCAACCCTACTCAGGATAAATGGTTGgaagactgatggatggatgcattttcATTTCGTCGTTTCTTCTATTTGCAGGGAATACTTTTGTTTGAGTTCCAGGCTGAGAAGCTGAGGCAGCGACTCGCTGATCTGGGGTCAGAGCTGGGGACCGTGCAGATGGGTCGTCCAGTGAGACTTGGACCTGAGGAACTGCAGCGGTTGCTCCTGAATGAGGATGTTGCCCGGGACATCCTGCCTAGTGGCACCATCGTGCAGGACTGGCAGCCCTTCAGGCTGTTGCCTGGAAACGTACAGATGCTGCTGCAGCGGGAGGTGGACTGGATGGCAGATGACATGCTCAGGCCCACTGTGCTAAGCTTGTGCTCAGCTCCGTTCCTCGTGCCCCTCAGCCTCGGCTGCCACTGTCTCACCATTGACATCTTCGGTAGGGCGCAAGAACCAGTGCAACAGCAGGTTCTGGCTCACCTAGAACACTCCACCCACAGCCTGATTGGCCGTGTTGTATGCCAGATGTTTCTGGCTCCACCTCTCTGGGAGCTGCTGGCCAACTTCTGCTGTGGCACCCTGGGGGCAGAGCTGGTAAAGGGCTACTCCGAACAGTATGTAGTACAGGCTGACCTGGTGTAGTCATGGATACTGCTTTTCTCACTGCCCCACCTGGATGTCTCACAAATACCCCTCTAATATACATCCAACTGACATCAGGCCATACGGGGGACCTTCTAAAATTcccaaatgtttttttaaagtcAGTCTGAAGATTCAGTGCCCTGGATTTGAATCGTTTTACCTATTGAAAACCTGTCACAAAAGCATGACGCTTCATAAGAGTACCATTCCTAAGTAAAAGGGGagctggtgcttttccactggcatgcaGGAAACAGGCCAAACCTGTACTATGAAGAAACTCTAATTACGGCCCAGTTGCAGTGCAGTTCCAGCTCATTttgattttccactgcagaaggatgTCACCAGTTGATGTAACCAGCTCAGTTTAGTCGCTCTTTTGGCCTACTAGTAAGCATAGGTATCCATCATGAGATTGTACCAAACTTGTTTTCCCAGTGAAAGTAGCCATATTCGTAGTTGGCTCTCTTCTTGCTGCAACCATGATTCTAGTTGGTCATTTTCtatgtttttgtttaaaaatgcaGCACACATAAACTGATCTTGGTAACCCTTTACTGAAAGCCATGATTTTAGCAACTCATAAatacattcataacaaataataatgcgttcataaagcattataaacatagctATATATCTTTATGACAAGACATACATTATGGCCATgttcattatgcattatgaatggtttatgaaGCTCTTGTATATAATGCAATAtaaatacctttataatgcattataatgatcgatataagcattaaggatgctttgtgctgcattataaaggtcTCTATAGTACATAATAGAggagagcttcataaggcagccataatgcataataaacatgcatATAATGtatcatgcatttttaaaaatatctatACCCATGTTGATAATTCTTTTTGAATGCATTATAGTGTATTATGAATGGttgtataaattactaaaaacgtGGCCTTTAGTAAAGTGTTACCTTATCTCTTATTCTGTAATCTTGCTAATGACTTTACGAAAGAGGGCTGGCTTGCAGGAGAAGAAATTTCAAAGAATGTATAGGTGACCGTGACCCTAAGCCAAACAGTAATGAAACAAAACCAAACTCTAttcccctggaggtttgggttCATAAGTGTCTCCCAGCTTTCTTATCATCGCCCCTTCTTCCCAGACTAGGCCTTACTGAGCTTCCACTCCCTGCCGATGTCTTGCCTGCTCCGTGAGGAGCTTGCACTGACTAAATGATGACATCATGGGCCTGATGGGTCGAATGACCTCCTCTCGTCTGtatatttcttatgttcttatgttcattgCGACTGgcaagttaaaaataaaataaacatggcGTGTGTGTAATTATTCTTGCCTCAGGTGGCGTATTCATTAAAGACATACACAAATGTTACTTTGGACAGAAGTATCAGGAAAAGCAACTTGCCTTAGTGtgagagggggatatagggcttTCAAAGGAGCAAACAGGCACACTTTGGTTCATTtagaaatattttattaaaagcaATACAAAATTATCATATATCATAAGCTTTGATAAGTAATCCCTTTAATCAATAAAATGCTGCAAGCTATGAacactcggacgtgccatcatcacccaccctcACTcttagactggggagcccctttcagtcctgacaggagaccaacacgtaaGTCCCGAGAAActgccgggcgatgcgcgctctatcccacggctgag
Encoded proteins:
- the LOC125713335 gene encoding histidine N-acetyltransferase-like isoform X2, whose translation is MAHVLGENAPPKQWMHRRDHRKSQAQLGTRGGEKSCRGVKKLGREKKSLRSWKKGVQDVLTHSSTLVELPQTNPHCDLQFSRATEEDFEEILSISKDIYEGLDYLPSRYGAWLQDPHRMVILARKQGKVIALQSVCVIDDGQTALVEGLRVAPQERGKGVARVLLKFCSQMVKSRYPGVKVSRLTRDDPLGPRDLQKYQLIAKQGILLFEFQAEKLRQRLADLGSELGTVQMGRPVRLGPEELQRLLLNEDVARDILPSGTIVQDWQPFRLLPGNVQMLLQREVDWMADDMLRPTVLSLCSAPFLVPLSLGCHCLTIDIFGRAQEPVQQQVLAHLEHSTHSLIGRVVCQMFLAPPLWELLANFCCGTLGAELVKGYSEQYVVQADLV
- the LOC125713335 gene encoding histidine N-acetyltransferase-like isoform X1, with the protein product MAHVLGENAPPKQWMHRRDHRKSQAQLGTRGGEKSCRGVKKLGREKKSLRRYRSWKKGVQDVLTHSSTLVELPQTNPHCDLQFSRATEEDFEEILSISKDIYEGLDYLPSRYGAWLQDPHRMVILARKQGKVIALQSVCVIDDGQTALVEGLRVAPQERGKGVARVLLKFCSQMVKSRYPGVKVSRLTRDDPLGPRDLQKYQLIAKQGILLFEFQAEKLRQRLADLGSELGTVQMGRPVRLGPEELQRLLLNEDVARDILPSGTIVQDWQPFRLLPGNVQMLLQREVDWMADDMLRPTVLSLCSAPFLVPLSLGCHCLTIDIFGRAQEPVQQQVLAHLEHSTHSLIGRVVCQMFLAPPLWELLANFCCGTLGAELVKGYSEQYVVQADLV